The Methanoplanus sp. FWC-SCC4 genome has a window encoding:
- a CDS encoding MFS transporter permease — protein sequence MDWLGTIALLIGVLLIILGVGMTFSVELITVIVEKFLGVIAIIFGLILAIGGAMIIREE from the coding sequence ATGGACTGGTTAGGAACTATTGCCCTGCTTATCGGGGTATTGCTTATCATTCTTGGAGTAGGAATGACTTTTTCTGTTGAACTGATTACTGTAATTGTTGAAAAATTCCTCGGCGTTATCGCAATAATATTCGGATTAATACTTGCAATCGGCGGGGCGATGATTATAAGGGAAGAATAA
- a CDS encoding PAS domain S-box protein has product MIKILHVDDEPALLEITRIFLEKESEYSVKNANSAIEGISLLKSEPFDAIISDFEMPGMNGIEFLKEIRALGFSTPFIIFSGRGREDVLIEAINNGADFYLQKGGKPKAQFAEMKNMIVQAVKRKQAEKALRESEERYRAVVESQTEFVCRFAPSGIINFANEAFCRNYNVESSSIIGRSLKTKIPRSDRKRLEVNLRLLRPNNPVLDIEHRVIMPDGEVRWQHWIDRAIFDENGNIVEYQAVGRDTTIQKRMQKSLKEEINYVQALMNTIAAPVFFRDTKGVYYDCNLAFEEFVGYSRDEIIGKNIYDFFEKDLADVYAKKDEEIVKNPHVQRYEFCANNSKGEKKDVIFSKTARFAEDGTVSGIVGIIIDISDRKKIENNLIKEVNFVQALKDTIPAPVFYRDRYGIYYDCNVAFEELVGLSKDEIIGKNIHDFFEKDLADVYTKKDLEIINNPHLQQYEYTINNAKGERIDVLFSKTALFGADGNVLGIVGVILDISNRKKMEEALRKNEEKFRTLADYTYDLESWIGPDKNIVYISPSCERITGFKPDEFTKNGIRVIKNLIHPDDLESFIRHYESFSEEMTDVVHFDFRIIRPDDGKLKWLSHYCQPVYDSSGKWLGRRETCRDITLRKEYEDKVSEVNEKLNLLSSVTRHDVLNQVTALLGYFELSREMAADNPQAAMMVGKMEVIASTIQHQITFTKDYQEIGVHSPAWQNLSETVWYSAYMVSQGDVLVDVSIDEKIEIYADPLLNKVFYNFIDNSIRHGGEKLSQINIFSEMSDDLLKIIYTDDGQGISCHDKDKILLKGFGKNTGYGLFLTSNVLAMTGMNINECGVPGEGVRFEITVPGGMYRIK; this is encoded by the coding sequence TTGATAAAAATTCTGCATGTCGATGACGAGCCTGCGCTTTTGGAAATCACAAGGATATTTCTGGAAAAAGAGAGCGAATACAGTGTAAAAAATGCAAATTCTGCTATTGAAGGTATTTCTTTACTGAAATCAGAACCTTTTGATGCCATAATTTCTGATTTTGAAATGCCCGGAATGAACGGTATTGAATTTTTAAAAGAAATCCGGGCTCTCGGGTTTAGTACCCCTTTTATTATCTTCAGCGGAAGGGGCAGAGAGGATGTTTTAATTGAGGCGATAAATAACGGTGCCGACTTTTATCTTCAGAAGGGAGGTAAACCAAAAGCACAGTTCGCCGAGATGAAGAATATGATTGTACAGGCTGTTAAGAGAAAACAGGCTGAAAAAGCATTGCGGGAAAGTGAGGAGAGATACAGGGCGGTTGTTGAAAGCCAGACTGAATTTGTGTGCAGGTTTGCTCCATCAGGGATTATCAATTTTGCAAATGAGGCATTTTGCCGCAATTATAATGTTGAGTCTTCTTCGATAATCGGCAGAAGTCTTAAAACAAAAATTCCGAGGTCTGACAGGAAAAGGCTTGAAGTAAATCTGCGTCTGCTAAGACCTAACAATCCTGTACTGGATATTGAACACAGGGTTATAATGCCTGATGGTGAAGTCCGCTGGCAGCACTGGATTGACAGGGCGATATTTGATGAAAACGGAAATATTGTTGAATATCAGGCTGTCGGGAGAGATACAACCATTCAAAAGAGGATGCAGAAATCCTTAAAGGAAGAGATCAATTATGTGCAGGCGTTAATGAACACGATCGCCGCACCTGTTTTTTTCAGAGATACAAAAGGAGTTTATTACGACTGCAACCTTGCCTTTGAGGAATTTGTCGGTTATTCAAGGGATGAGATAATCGGCAAAAACATCTATGATTTCTTTGAAAAGGATCTGGCTGATGTATATGCAAAAAAAGATGAAGAGATTGTTAAAAATCCTCATGTCCAACGGTATGAATTCTGTGCCAATAATTCAAAAGGCGAGAAAAAGGATGTTATATTTTCAAAGACTGCAAGGTTTGCAGAAGACGGGACTGTCAGTGGTATTGTCGGGATTATAATTGATATAAGTGACCGGAAAAAGATTGAGAACAATTTAATCAAAGAAGTAAATTTTGTACAGGCACTAAAAGATACTATCCCTGCCCCTGTTTTTTACAGGGACAGATACGGAATATATTACGACTGCAATGTTGCATTTGAAGAGCTTGTCGGTCTTTCAAAGGACGAGATAATCGGCAAAAATATCCATGACTTCTTTGAAAAAGATCTTGCAGATGTTTATACAAAGAAGGATCTTGAAATAATTAATAATCCGCATCTTCAGCAGTATGAATATACAATCAATAATGCAAAAGGGGAGAGAATAGATGTTCTCTTCTCAAAAACCGCTCTTTTTGGTGCCGACGGAAATGTTCTTGGAATTGTCGGTGTAATCCTTGACATAAGCAACAGGAAAAAGATGGAGGAGGCTTTACGGAAAAACGAAGAGAAGTTCCGCACTCTTGCCGATTATACATATGATCTTGAATCATGGATTGGGCCTGATAAAAATATTGTATATATCTCCCCGTCGTGCGAGAGGATAACCGGATTCAAACCGGATGAATTCACAAAAAATGGCATTCGGGTTATTAAAAATCTAATCCATCCTGATGATCTGGAGTCTTTTATAAGGCACTATGAATCTTTTTCAGAGGAGATGACCGATGTTGTTCACTTTGATTTCAGGATCATAAGGCCTGACGACGGGAAACTGAAGTGGCTAAGCCACTACTGCCAGCCTGTTTATGACAGTTCCGGGAAGTGGCTTGGAAGGCGTGAGACATGCCGTGACATAACACTTAGAAAGGAGTATGAGGATAAGGTTTCAGAAGTAAATGAAAAATTAAATCTTTTGTCAAGTGTCACCCGGCATGATGTACTGAATCAGGTGACAGCACTTCTCGGATATTTTGAACTGTCAAGAGAGATGGCGGCGGACAATCCTCAGGCTGCCATGATGGTTGGCAAGATGGAGGTTATTGCAAGCACCATACAGCATCAGATAACTTTTACGAAAGATTATCAGGAGATTGGGGTTCATTCACCGGCATGGCAGAATTTGTCTGAGACTGTGTGGTACTCTGCCTATATGGTTAGTCAGGGAGATGTCCTGGTAGATGTCAGTATTGATGAAAAAATAGAAATTTATGCGGATCCGCTTTTGAACAAGGTCTTTTATAACTTTATTGACAATTCCATCCGGCATGGCGGCGAAAAACTCAGTCAAATAAATATATTTTCAGAGATGTCTGACGATCTGCTTAAGATAATATATACCGATGACGGCCAGGGAATTTCCTGTCATGACAAGGACAAGATTCTTCTCAAAGGATTCGGCAAGAATACCGGTTACGGGTTGTTTTTAACCAGCAATGTTCTTGCAATGACTGGAATGAATATCAATGAATGCGGAGTACCCGGAGAGGGTGTGAGGTTTGAAATTACTGTTCCCGGGGGAATGTACAGAATAAAATAA